A region from the Nocardia terpenica genome encodes:
- a CDS encoding glycosyltransferase family 4 protein, producing the protein MTGRPTVVVAVHDGFYGCGTGAGYANHGFLHTLLSLLPKGIHLAVLPVRMAPDSPEYHPDWHRRVRALLHDRDVSIHPIDNGTGGRDRWGALDNFRQCSADAADRIRRDILPRVGRVLIVAFDVPFFGLAALLPPAVRRHLIVVPRSSGLLHAPHDTERIAWERDGLHAGLSAGARIGAISPYMRRHLREDYGVPHCALREFADGLCAVDWRRLTGPATDIGIELPGEFVFTMGRAEPYKGFEDLLDAVAILRGRRKHVPHLVFAATAETSRPTDYQRYLAARIAELGIDATIVHRFTPAVPRILTHPGIRAVIVPSRAEPFGRIPMEAFAASAGPVVTTTAHGLSGQITDGVTGFTCPPGAPDALAAALSRALALDSRRRRAMLRRARAHALHHYDHEAMVRGVLAESAPWLMRAGRENDRLRLPSCTRSIVTAGGSVQARPSVKVPIGLQARHWNTIRPERRVLVVAHHVTSLLRLVDMLTVFDSDPRVQLVFSWNGSDPFVDGIDECLARLGAMVIPWHQAINTEFDLAIAANHGGLTEISADLIILPHGAGYTKNSPGEPESRRAGEPESRRAGEPESRRAGEPESRRAGEPESRRAGPCSGCRRNGCCTTAVRSRRRWCSGTNRSWRGCGHSPRRRPESAL; encoded by the coding sequence GTGACCGGACGGCCGACCGTGGTGGTCGCCGTGCACGACGGCTTCTACGGCTGCGGCACCGGCGCGGGATACGCGAACCACGGCTTTCTCCACACGCTGCTTTCCCTGCTGCCCAAGGGAATTCATCTCGCCGTCCTGCCGGTGCGGATGGCCCCGGACAGCCCGGAATACCATCCGGACTGGCACCGCCGGGTCCGGGCGCTGCTGCACGACCGCGACGTCTCGATCCACCCGATCGACAATGGCACCGGCGGGCGGGACCGGTGGGGCGCCCTGGACAACTTCCGGCAATGCAGCGCCGACGCCGCCGACCGCATTCGGCGCGACATCCTCCCCCGCGTCGGGCGGGTGCTCATCGTCGCCTTCGACGTGCCGTTCTTCGGGCTCGCCGCGCTGCTGCCACCGGCCGTGCGGCGGCACCTGATCGTCGTCCCGCGCTCCAGCGGCCTGCTGCACGCCCCGCACGACACCGAACGCATCGCATGGGAGCGCGACGGCCTGCACGCCGGACTGTCGGCGGGCGCCCGGATCGGGGCCATCTCCCCGTACATGCGCAGGCATCTGCGCGAGGATTACGGCGTTCCGCATTGTGCCCTGCGAGAATTCGCCGATGGTTTGTGCGCGGTCGACTGGCGGCGGCTCACCGGTCCCGCCACCGATATCGGCATCGAGCTGCCCGGCGAATTCGTGTTCACCATGGGCCGGGCCGAGCCGTACAAGGGATTCGAGGATCTGCTCGACGCCGTCGCAATTCTGCGCGGGCGGCGAAAACATGTGCCGCATCTGGTCTTCGCCGCTACCGCGGAAACCTCGCGGCCCACCGACTATCAGCGATACCTCGCGGCACGCATCGCGGAACTCGGCATCGACGCCACGATCGTGCACCGATTCACCCCGGCGGTGCCCCGGATACTCACCCATCCGGGTATTCGCGCGGTGATCGTGCCGTCTCGCGCCGAGCCGTTCGGCAGAATTCCGATGGAGGCGTTCGCGGCGAGCGCCGGACCGGTGGTGACCACCACCGCGCACGGGCTGTCCGGTCAGATCACCGACGGGGTGACCGGATTCACCTGTCCGCCGGGTGCGCCCGACGCTCTTGCCGCGGCACTGTCGCGCGCCCTCGCCCTGGATTCCCGGCGGCGGCGCGCGATGCTGCGGCGGGCCCGGGCGCACGCGCTGCACCACTACGATCACGAGGCGATGGTGCGCGGGGTGCTCGCCGAGTCCGCCCCCTGGCTGATGCGCGCGGGGCGGGAGAACGATCGGCTACGGTTGCCGAGTTGTACTCGTTCGATTGTCACCGCAGGGGGTTCCGTGCAGGCCAGGCCGTCAGTGAAGGTTCCGATCGGCCTACAGGCGCGGCACTGGAATACGATTCGGCCCGAGCGCCGCGTACTGGTGGTCGCCCATCACGTCACCTCGCTGCTGCGGCTGGTCGATATGCTCACCGTTTTCGATTCCGACCCTCGCGTGCAGCTGGTATTCAGCTGGAACGGTTCGGACCCGTTCGTCGACGGAATCGACGAATGCCTGGCCCGGCTCGGCGCCATGGTTATCCCCTGGCACCAGGCGATCAATACCGAATTCGACCTGGCCATTGCCGCGAACCACGGTGGGCTGACCGAAATTTCGGCCGATCTCATTATTCTGCCGCATGGTGCTGGATACACTAAGAATTCACCAGGAGAGCCGGAGAGCCGGAGAGCCGGAGAGCCGGAGAGCCGGAGAGCCGGAGAGCCGGAGAGCCGGAGAGCCGGAGAGCCGGAGAGCCGGAGAGCCGGAGAGCCGGAGAGCCGGAGAGCCGGTCCGTGTTCGGGCTGTCGCAGGAATGGTTGCTGTACAACGGCCGTCCGATCGCGTCGGCGTTGGTGCTCGGGCACGAATCGGAGTTGGCGCGGCTGCGGGCACTCACCCCGGCGGCGGCCGGAATCGGCGTTGTAG
- a CDS encoding NB-ARC domain-containing protein: MGESVVLDLLQPPPLLFVDREDERDGLMAAVERALAEGRQAVLVLTGMPGIGKTMLAVRSARDLRARTDRSFEVVLMLTLGESGHAWSTQDVLGICLNELGITKVPPTIEEMQAVFRARTAHRSTLLLLDGVEDAGQIQALLPGSPYSVVIATSRRRSDGFRYYDYDVLPVELFDAENARKLLVYGMNPDTARANDASLRELVDLCGHLPHALAIARARLRTHYRDDPAAYVRVLRAAESRLAEFTIDDRPVLVPLFEEAFDSLPEGARTLYRLLGAHQGGQFGERVAGALAGPDHPGSVADDLRTLVDWCLLAELPGGRFEIHTLTAQHARGLLSELHPADVDRALRRMVESYLEFAVAREMVISDRVRFGPLFIEGVAPAYSGDDAYARAEADLELERANLRRTVRAASDARLDDLVWQLCEALITFYFQRDLYDDAIEVHGHGLAAAQRLGEPLPLLVMHNALGRGYFGKRMHDEALDQFRRAGALAGRLRGSSAVFGLAQAAIWEAFVHQRLGDHHSAVAALSKARLLVADPDFPEDWREREDVLLDMNGSPMLSAVGRSDEAVAAARRAVRYFDGGREHHNHAKSVANLGRILAVAGERHADEAIRVLTDAVRLEAEHGLRSWEADSCDVLAHLLLRLGRDEEARYWLGRAAELDEPPADH; encoded by the coding sequence ATGGGTGAATCGGTGGTGCTGGATCTTCTCCAGCCTCCGCCGCTGCTCTTCGTCGACCGAGAGGACGAGCGCGACGGTCTGATGGCCGCCGTGGAGCGGGCGCTCGCCGAGGGGCGTCAGGCGGTGTTGGTGCTCACCGGGATGCCCGGTATCGGCAAGACGATGCTGGCGGTGCGGTCGGCCCGTGACTTGCGGGCCCGGACGGATCGGTCGTTCGAGGTTGTCCTGATGCTGACGCTGGGGGAGTCCGGCCACGCCTGGTCCACGCAGGATGTACTGGGGATCTGTCTGAACGAGCTCGGGATCACGAAGGTGCCGCCGACCATCGAGGAAATGCAGGCGGTCTTCCGGGCGCGGACGGCTCATCGATCCACGCTGCTGCTGCTCGACGGGGTCGAGGATGCGGGGCAGATTCAAGCTCTGCTGCCCGGCTCCCCGTACAGTGTCGTCATCGCGACCAGTCGACGCCGCTCCGACGGGTTCCGGTATTACGACTACGACGTGCTGCCGGTCGAGCTGTTCGATGCCGAGAATGCGCGAAAACTGCTCGTGTACGGCATGAATCCCGATACCGCCCGCGCGAACGACGCCTCGTTGCGAGAGCTGGTGGACCTGTGCGGACATCTGCCACACGCCCTGGCCATCGCGCGGGCCCGGCTCCGGACGCACTATCGCGACGACCCGGCCGCCTACGTTCGGGTCTTGCGCGCGGCCGAATCGCGCTTGGCCGAATTCACGATCGATGACAGGCCGGTGCTGGTTCCTTTGTTCGAGGAGGCATTCGACAGCCTCCCGGAGGGTGCACGGACTCTCTATCGCCTGTTGGGCGCGCACCAGGGCGGACAATTCGGCGAGCGCGTCGCGGGTGCGCTGGCAGGGCCGGATCATCCGGGTTCCGTCGCCGACGACCTGCGGACACTGGTGGACTGGTGCCTTCTCGCCGAACTGCCGGGCGGACGCTTCGAGATCCACACCCTGACAGCGCAACACGCGCGCGGGTTGCTGTCGGAATTGCATCCCGCCGACGTGGATCGGGCACTGCGGCGCATGGTCGAGTCGTATCTGGAGTTCGCGGTGGCTCGCGAGATGGTGATCAGCGATCGGGTGCGGTTCGGTCCGCTGTTCATCGAGGGCGTCGCGCCCGCGTACTCCGGAGACGACGCGTACGCGCGAGCGGAAGCCGACCTCGAGCTGGAACGAGCCAATCTGCGCCGGACCGTCAGGGCCGCGAGCGACGCACGTCTGGACGACCTGGTATGGCAGCTCTGTGAAGCGTTGATCACCTTCTATTTCCAGCGCGATCTCTACGACGACGCGATCGAGGTGCACGGCCACGGTCTGGCCGCCGCGCAACGGCTGGGGGAACCGTTGCCGCTGTTGGTCATGCACAATGCGCTGGGGCGCGGGTATTTCGGTAAGCGAATGCACGACGAGGCCCTGGATCAATTCCGGCGGGCGGGCGCGCTGGCCGGGCGGCTGCGCGGATCGAGCGCCGTATTCGGCCTCGCGCAGGCGGCGATCTGGGAGGCATTCGTGCACCAGCGGCTCGGCGATCACCACAGCGCGGTGGCGGCGCTGTCGAAAGCCCGTCTGCTGGTGGCCGATCCGGATTTCCCGGAGGACTGGCGGGAGCGCGAAGACGTGCTCCTGGATATGAACGGCAGCCCGATGCTGTCCGCGGTGGGCCGCTCCGACGAGGCTGTCGCGGCCGCTCGCCGCGCGGTGCGGTATTTCGACGGCGGCAGGGAACATCACAATCACGCGAAATCGGTTGCCAATCTTGGGCGCATTCTCGCGGTCGCCGGAGAACGGCACGCCGACGAGGCGATTCGCGTGCTGACCGACGCCGTGCGACTGGAAGCCGAACACGGCCTGAGGTCTTGGGAAGCGGACAGCTGCGACGTACTCGCGCATCTGTTACTACGATTGGGTCGAGACGAGGAAGCGCGTTACTGGCTGGGACGGGCGGCCGAACTCGACGAACCTCCGGCCGATCACTGA
- the rlmN gene encoding 23S rRNA (adenine(2503)-C(2))-methyltransferase RlmN, whose translation MTTPLPLVFDAPRRGMPPRHLADLDADGRRAAMAELGLPTFRADQVARQYYGRLQADPEQMTDLPAPLRAKVAQALFPPLLTEVRHVVCDEGTTRKTLWRAGDGTLLESVLMRYPDRNTLCISSQAGCGMACPFCATGQGGLDRNLSTAEIVDQVRAAAAALRDGEVAGGPGRLSNIVFMGMGEPLANYKRVVNAVRRITSPAPDGLGISQRNVVVSTVGLAPAIRKLADEGLSVTLAVSLHTPDDELRDTLVPVNNRWPISEVLDAARYYADKTGRRVSVEYALIRDINDHPWRADMLGSKLHRALGSRVHVNLIPLNPTPGSKWDASPKAVEREFVRRVEAQGVPCTVRDTRGQEIAAACGQLAAEG comes from the coding sequence ATGACTACCCCCCTTCCGCTTGTGTTCGATGCCCCGCGCCGTGGTATGCCGCCCCGGCACCTCGCCGATCTCGACGCGGACGGGCGGCGCGCGGCCATGGCGGAACTGGGTCTGCCCACCTTCCGGGCCGATCAGGTCGCGCGGCAGTACTACGGCCGCCTGCAGGCCGATCCCGAGCAGATGACCGACCTGCCCGCCCCCCTGCGGGCCAAGGTCGCCCAGGCACTGTTCCCGCCGCTGCTGACCGAGGTCCGCCACGTCGTCTGCGACGAGGGCACCACCCGCAAGACCCTGTGGCGCGCCGGCGACGGCACCCTGCTGGAGAGCGTCCTCATGCGCTACCCCGACCGCAACACCCTGTGCATCTCCAGCCAGGCCGGTTGCGGCATGGCCTGCCCGTTCTGCGCCACCGGCCAGGGCGGCCTCGACCGCAACCTCTCCACCGCCGAAATCGTCGACCAGGTCCGCGCGGCCGCGGCCGCCCTGCGCGACGGCGAGGTAGCGGGCGGCCCCGGACGCTTGTCGAACATCGTCTTCATGGGCATGGGCGAGCCACTGGCGAACTACAAGCGGGTGGTGAACGCGGTCCGCCGCATCACATCTCCGGCTCCGGACGGTTTGGGAATCTCCCAGCGAAATGTGGTGGTGTCGACAGTCGGCCTGGCCCCCGCGATCCGAAAGCTCGCCGACGAGGGCCTGTCGGTGACGCTGGCGGTCTCCCTACACACCCCCGACGACGAACTCCGAGACACACTGGTCCCGGTCAACAACCGCTGGCCGATCTCCGAAGTCCTGGACGCCGCAAGATATTACGCGGACAAAACCGGCCGCCGGGTATCGGTGGAGTACGCATTGATCCGAGACATCAACGACCACCCCTGGCGCGCAGACATGCTGGGCTCGAAACTACACAGGGCACTGGGCTCCCGCGTCCACGTCAACCTGATCCCCCTGAACCCGACCCCGGGCTCGAAGTGGGACGCGTCGCCGAAAGCTGTTGAACGGGAATTTGTTCGGCGGGTTGAGGCGCAGGGGGTGCCGTGCACGGTGCGGGATACGCGGGGGCAGGAGATCGCGGCCGCGTGCGGGCAGTTGGCAGCCGAAGGCTGA
- a CDS encoding LapA family protein, translating to MTSDAVPPPGPDPAPPAETPPTRTSPTPKTPAKPTTSTGSAPTLKTRTGYTWTALVAAALLGIVVLIFILQNLEQARVHLFFWSFSLPLGVTVLLSVIAGALVMALVGGWRILQLRRAAKRS from the coding sequence ATGACAAGCGATGCCGTTCCGCCCCCCGGCCCGGACCCGGCCCCGCCCGCCGAGACCCCGCCCACCCGGACCTCCCCCACCCCGAAGACCCCCGCGAAGCCGACGACCTCCACCGGCTCCGCCCCCACCCTGAAAACACGCACCGGCTACACCTGGACCGCGCTGGTCGCGGCGGCCCTGCTCGGTATCGTGGTCCTGATATTCATCCTGCAGAACCTCGAGCAGGCCCGAGTGCACCTGTTCTTCTGGAGCTTCTCGCTCCCGCTCGGTGTCACCGTCCTGCTGTCGGTCATCGCGGGCGCACTGGTGATGGCGCTCGTCGGCGGCTGGCGCATTCTGCAGCTGCGCCGCGCCGCCAAACGCAGCTGA
- a CDS encoding phosphatidate cytidylyltransferase, giving the protein MSDGTIVVDDAAAGDAIPVSEATGATPVPDPPSATQPNGKSSRAGRNLPAALAVGFGLGLSLIAILLFAHKVLIGVVSVAIAVATWEVTKRLREADVLVPRIPLILGGQAMIWLGWPFGTQAVVGAFAGTALVCMAWRLFDHGLAATPRNFLRDTAISVFVLSWIPLLASFAVLMLLEPRGNLRVLTFMILVVCSDVGGYVAGVLFGKHPMVPAISPKKSWEGFAGSLVFCVIGGLLTVTLLLQANSMIGVLVGIAVVLVATCGDLIESQVKRELGIKDMGTLLPGHGGIMDRLDSMLPSAFVAWVVFTALL; this is encoded by the coding sequence GTGAGCGACGGGACGATCGTGGTCGATGACGCCGCGGCCGGTGATGCGATACCGGTGAGCGAGGCGACCGGTGCGACACCGGTTCCGGATCCGCCGTCGGCGACGCAGCCGAACGGCAAGTCCTCGCGTGCCGGTCGCAACTTACCGGCCGCGCTCGCCGTCGGCTTCGGGCTGGGCCTGTCGCTCATCGCCATCCTGCTGTTCGCGCACAAGGTTCTCATCGGCGTCGTCTCGGTCGCGATCGCCGTCGCCACCTGGGAGGTCACCAAGCGGCTGCGCGAGGCCGACGTGCTGGTGCCGCGCATTCCGCTGATCCTGGGCGGGCAGGCGATGATCTGGCTGGGCTGGCCGTTCGGCACGCAGGCGGTGGTGGGCGCGTTCGCGGGCACGGCACTGGTGTGCATGGCCTGGCGACTGTTCGACCACGGCCTCGCCGCGACGCCCCGGAACTTCCTGCGCGACACCGCGATCTCGGTGTTCGTGCTGTCCTGGATCCCGCTGCTGGCCTCGTTCGCGGTGCTGATGCTGCTGGAGCCGCGGGGCAATCTGCGGGTCTTGACGTTCATGATCCTGGTGGTGTGCTCGGATGTCGGCGGTTACGTGGCCGGTGTGCTGTTCGGCAAGCATCCGATGGTTCCGGCGATCAGCCCGAAGAAATCCTGGGAGGGTTTCGCCGGGTCGCTGGTGTTCTGTGTGATCGGCGGCCTGCTCACGGTGACGCTGCTGCTGCAGGCGAATTCGATGATCGGGGTGCTGGTCGGGATCGCGGTGGTGCTGGTGGCCACCTGCGGCGACCTCATCGAATCGCAGGTCAAGCGGGAGCTGGGGATCAAGGACATGGGCACGCTGCTGCCCGGGCACGGCGGCATCATGGACCGGCTCGACTCGATGCTGCCGTCGGCGTTCGTGGCGTGGGTGGTGTTCACCGCCTTGCTGTGA
- the frr gene encoding ribosome recycling factor, with protein MIEEALFDAEEKMEKAVSVAKDDLGSIRTGRANPSMFNRVVVDYYGAPTPITQMSSITVPEPRMVVIKPYEQAQLQTIETAIRNSDLGVNPTNDGNIIRVLVPQLTEERRRELVKQAKSKGEDSKIAIRNVRRKAMDELGRIQKDGEAGEDEVGRAEKELDKLTGKYVGQIDELVKHKESELLEV; from the coding sequence GTGATTGAAGAAGCGCTCTTCGACGCCGAGGAGAAGATGGAGAAGGCCGTCTCGGTGGCGAAGGACGATCTCGGGTCCATCCGCACCGGTCGCGCGAATCCGAGCATGTTCAACCGGGTCGTCGTCGACTATTACGGTGCGCCGACGCCGATTACCCAGATGTCGAGCATCACGGTTCCCGAACCGCGCATGGTCGTCATCAAGCCCTACGAGCAGGCTCAGTTGCAGACCATCGAAACCGCCATCCGCAACTCGGATCTCGGTGTCAACCCCACCAACGACGGCAACATCATCCGCGTGCTCGTCCCGCAGCTGACCGAGGAGCGCCGCCGGGAACTGGTGAAGCAGGCCAAGTCCAAGGGCGAGGACTCCAAGATCGCCATCCGCAACGTGCGGCGCAAGGCGATGGACGAGCTAGGACGCATCCAGAAGGACGGCGAGGCCGGCGAGGACGAGGTGGGCCGTGCCGAGAAGGAATTGGACAAGCTCACCGGCAAGTACGTGGGCCAGATCGATGAACTGGTCAAGCACAAGGAATCCGAACTGCTCGAGGTCTGA
- the pyrH gene encoding UMP kinase, translating into MSDLEPARKGYHRVLLKLGGEMFGGGRVGLDPDVVQTVAEQIAEVVATGVQVAVVIGGGNFFRGAELEERGMERARSDYMGMLGTVMNSLALQDFLQKQGVDTRVQTAITMGQVAEPYLPLRAKRHLEKGRVVIFGAGMGMPYFSTDTTAAQRALEIGAEVVLMAKAVDGVFTADPREDPGAEMFSEITHRELLERGLKVADSTAFSLCMDNQMPILVFNLLTKGNIARAVAGEKIGTLVRS; encoded by the coding sequence ATGTCGGACTTGGAACCGGCCCGCAAGGGCTATCACCGGGTACTCCTCAAACTGGGTGGGGAAATGTTCGGCGGCGGCAGGGTCGGGCTCGATCCCGACGTGGTGCAGACGGTTGCCGAGCAGATCGCCGAGGTGGTCGCGACCGGTGTGCAGGTCGCGGTGGTGATCGGCGGCGGAAACTTCTTCCGCGGCGCCGAACTCGAGGAGCGCGGCATGGAGCGGGCCCGCTCGGACTACATGGGCATGCTCGGCACCGTGATGAACAGCCTTGCGCTGCAAGACTTTCTGCAGAAGCAGGGGGTCGACACCCGGGTCCAGACGGCGATCACCATGGGGCAGGTCGCCGAGCCGTATCTGCCGCTGCGCGCCAAGCGGCACCTGGAGAAGGGCCGCGTCGTGATCTTCGGCGCGGGCATGGGCATGCCCTATTTCTCCACCGACACCACCGCGGCCCAGCGCGCGCTGGAGATCGGTGCCGAGGTGGTGTTGATGGCCAAGGCCGTCGACGGCGTCTTCACCGCCGACCCGCGCGAGGACCCCGGGGCCGAGATGTTCTCCGAGATCACCCACAGGGAGCTGCTCGAACGTGGACTGAAGGTCGCCGACTCCACGGCGTTCAGCCTCTGTATGGACAACCAGATGCCGATTCTGGTGTTCAATCTCTTGACGAAGGGCAACATTGCCCGTGCCGTGGCCGGTGAGAAGATCGGCACACTGGTTCGGTCCTGA
- the tsf gene encoding translation elongation factor Ts has translation MANYTAADVKRLRELTGSGMMDCKKALEESAGDFDKAVEVLRIKGAKDVGKRAERATAEGLVAAQDGVMIELNSETDFVAKNDEFQNVAGDIVEAAAKFRPADLDALKAIDVNGKTADQVVQELAAKIGEKLELRRVVSFTGPVATYLHKRSSDLPPAVGVLVEYQGEGDAAAEAARSAAMQIAALKARYVTRDEVPADVVEKERSIAEATAREEGKPEAALPKIVEGRVNGFYKDVVLLEQPSVTDSKKTVKQLLDEAGVTVTRFARFEVGQA, from the coding sequence ATGGCGAACTACACCGCCGCGGATGTGAAGCGGCTTCGCGAGCTGACCGGCTCCGGCATGATGGACTGCAAGAAGGCGCTGGAGGAATCCGCCGGCGACTTCGACAAGGCCGTCGAGGTACTGCGCATCAAGGGCGCCAAGGACGTCGGCAAGCGCGCCGAGCGCGCCACCGCCGAGGGCCTGGTCGCGGCGCAGGACGGCGTGATGATCGAGCTCAACTCCGAGACCGACTTCGTCGCCAAGAACGACGAGTTCCAGAACGTGGCCGGCGATATCGTCGAGGCCGCCGCCAAGTTCCGCCCGGCGGATCTGGACGCGCTCAAGGCGATCGACGTCAACGGCAAGACCGCCGACCAGGTGGTGCAGGAGCTGGCCGCGAAGATCGGCGAGAAGCTGGAGCTGCGCCGCGTCGTGTCCTTCACCGGCCCGGTCGCGACCTACCTGCACAAGCGGTCCTCGGACCTGCCGCCGGCCGTCGGCGTGCTGGTCGAGTACCAGGGCGAGGGCGACGCCGCCGCCGAGGCCGCGCGTTCGGCCGCCATGCAGATCGCCGCGCTGAAGGCCCGCTACGTCACCCGCGACGAGGTCCCGGCCGACGTGGTCGAGAAGGAGCGCTCCATCGCCGAGGCGACCGCCCGCGAGGAGGGCAAGCCGGAGGCCGCGCTGCCGAAGATCGTCGAGGGCCGCGTCAACGGCTTCTACAAGGACGTCGTCCTGCTGGAGCAGCCGTCGGTCACCGACAGCAAGAAGACCGTCAAGCAGCTGCTGGACGAGGCCGGTGTCACCGTGACCCGCTTCGCCCGCTTCGAGGTCGGTCAGGCGTAA
- the rpsB gene encoding 30S ribosomal protein S2, giving the protein MAVVTMKQLLDSGAHFGHQTRRWNPKMKRFIFTDRNGIYIIDLQQTLTYIDKAYEFVKETVAHGGTVLFVGTKKQAQESIASEATRVGMPYVNQRWLGGMLTNFSTVHKRLQRLKELEAMEQTGGFEGRTKKEILMLTREKNKLERTLGGIRDMQKVPSAIWVVDTNKEHIAVGEARKLNIPVIAILDTNCDPDLVDYPIPGNDDAIRSAALLTKVVASAVAEGVQARAARAGGDAKPEAGAGEPLAEWEQELLAQASPNAETAEEQTPAPASAPAES; this is encoded by the coding sequence ATGGCTGTCGTAACAATGAAGCAGCTGCTCGACAGCGGCGCGCACTTCGGGCACCAGACCCGCCGTTGGAACCCGAAGATGAAGCGGTTCATCTTCACCGACCGCAACGGCATCTACATCATCGACCTGCAGCAGACGCTGACCTACATCGACAAGGCGTACGAGTTCGTCAAGGAGACCGTCGCCCACGGCGGCACCGTGCTGTTCGTCGGCACCAAGAAGCAGGCGCAGGAGTCCATCGCCTCCGAGGCGACCCGCGTCGGCATGCCCTACGTGAACCAGCGCTGGCTGGGCGGCATGCTCACCAACTTCTCCACCGTGCACAAGCGGCTGCAGCGCCTCAAGGAGCTCGAGGCGATGGAGCAGACCGGCGGTTTCGAGGGTCGCACCAAGAAGGAAATCCTCATGCTCACGCGTGAGAAGAACAAGCTGGAGCGCACCCTCGGCGGCATCCGCGACATGCAGAAGGTGCCCTCGGCCATCTGGGTCGTCGACACCAACAAGGAGCACATCGCCGTCGGCGAGGCTCGCAAGCTGAACATCCCCGTCATCGCGATCCTGGACACCAACTGCGACCCGGATCTGGTCGACTACCCGATCCCGGGCAACGACGACGCCATCCGCTCGGCCGCGCTGCTGACCAAGGTCGTCGCCTCCGCCGTCGCCGAGGGCGTGCAGGCTCGTGCCGCGCGTGCCGGCGGCGATGCCAAGCCGGAGGCCGGCGCGGGTGAGCCGCTCGCCGAATGGGAGCAGGAGCTGCTGGCTCAGGCGAGCCCGAACGCCGAGACTGCCGAAGAGCAGACCCCGGCTCCGGCCTCGGCCCCGGCCGAGAGCTGA
- a CDS encoding M23 family metallopeptidase codes for MRWLLLILLGWLLLPIVLPAPDAAAGVPGSYDWPLRPRPAVVRPFDKPLHDWLPGHRGVDLAGAAEQPVLAAGVGVVAFAGEVGAKPVVSIDHPGGLRTTYEPVRATVPVGRRVIRGDVVGALQPGHPGCPAVCLHWGLRRGHDYLDPLRLLHRAPLRLKPVGT; via the coding sequence ATGCGCTGGTTACTGCTGATCCTGCTCGGCTGGCTGCTGCTGCCGATCGTCCTGCCCGCGCCCGATGCGGCGGCGGGGGTTCCCGGTTCCTACGACTGGCCGCTGCGGCCGCGGCCCGCGGTCGTGCGCCCGTTCGACAAACCGTTGCACGACTGGCTGCCCGGCCATCGGGGTGTCGATCTCGCGGGCGCCGCCGAGCAGCCCGTGCTGGCCGCCGGGGTGGGGGTGGTGGCCTTCGCCGGGGAGGTCGGCGCGAAGCCGGTCGTGTCGATCGACCACCCCGGCGGCCTGCGCACCACCTACGAGCCGGTGCGTGCCACGGTTCCGGTGGGGCGCAGGGTGATTCGCGGCGATGTCGTCGGCGCGCTGCAGCCGGGGCACCCCGGCTGCCCCGCGGTCTGCCTGCACTGGGGGCTGCGCCGGGGCCACGACTATCTCGACCCGCTGCGGCTGCTGCATCGAGCACCGCTGCGGCTCAAACCGGTCGGGACGTGA
- a CDS encoding siderophore-interacting protein, producing MARTRLSFVVQRTERLTDHLIRVHLGGPGFAAFQPNGFTDAYVKLLFPVPEGEVTRTYTVRAIDPDNQQIAIDFVHHGDEGVAGPWAAAAQPGDPIDLFGPGGAYSPSPEADWHLLAGDEAALPAIAAACAALPQRAVGRVFVEIAGPADELDFDRPAGVELTWVHRGDAAPGERLAAAVRAEPWRDGRVHAFIHGEAQAVMHELRPYLRKERGVPAAFASISGYWRRGRTEESFREWKRELAERESATAGAPN from the coding sequence TTGGCTCGCACCCGTCTGAGCTTCGTGGTCCAGCGCACCGAACGCCTGACCGATCATCTGATTCGCGTCCATCTCGGCGGCCCCGGCTTCGCGGCCTTCCAGCCCAACGGCTTCACCGACGCCTACGTCAAACTGCTCTTCCCCGTTCCCGAAGGTGAGGTCACGCGCACCTACACCGTGCGCGCGATCGATCCCGACAATCAGCAGATCGCCATCGATTTCGTGCACCACGGGGACGAGGGCGTCGCGGGCCCGTGGGCCGCCGCCGCCCAACCCGGCGACCCCATCGACCTGTTCGGCCCCGGCGGCGCCTACTCCCCGAGCCCGGAGGCCGACTGGCACCTGCTGGCCGGCGACGAGGCCGCGCTGCCCGCCATCGCCGCCGCCTGCGCCGCCCTGCCGCAGCGGGCGGTGGGCCGCGTCTTCGTCGAAATCGCGGGCCCCGCAGACGAATTGGACTTCGACCGCCCCGCCGGTGTGGAGCTGACCTGGGTGCATCGCGGCGACGCCGCCCCGGGCGAGCGGCTCGCGGCGGCAGTGCGGGCCGAGCCCTGGCGCGACGGCCGGGTGCACGCCTTCATTCACGGCGAGGCCCAGGCCGTCATGCACGAGTTGCGCCCGTACCTGCGCAAGGAACGCGGAGTCCCCGCCGCGTTCGCCTCCATCTCCGGCTACTGGCGCCGCGGCCGCACCGAGGAGAGCTTCCGCGAGTGGAAACGCGAACTGGCCGAACGGGAATCGGCCACCGCGGGCGCGCCGAACTGA